In the genome of Flavobacteriaceae bacterium YJPT1-3, the window GCAGAATTCTAAAAAAATTGTCCTCATAAATGGTCATCTGCTGGGTATTCTTATTCCCGTAAGCATGAACAGAGAGACCCGGGGTGATCGTGAATTTTCCGCTGCGAACGCGATAGTGCATCCCGAGATAAACATCACTAAAGGTGTAGCGTGTATCATTGCTCGCCAATCCATTGTTGATCGTGGGCGTGGGATTAAAAGTACTTCCTTGTTCCAAAAACTGAAAAATCGACGAGTCGAACTGTTGCCGACTCCAGATGGTTCCCAAAGTGAAGTTGAGATTGCTTTGGGCATTGAGAATATGAAAGTAATCCAATTTAGCATCCAATTGGGCAGAAGCTATTCTTCGATCTTGAGCGATATCATACGTACCTTCTGAAGTGTCGAGTCCCAGAGCCTCTGCGGTAGAATCATAAGCGTCCACGCCGTCGGGATCGTTGTCAAGAATCGCATTGTAAAACGGATCCTCGTCCCGAAGCACAAATTGGCCCTCAAAGGCAAAAATATTGTCTTCGTCCAAGGTGTAGTAATAATTTAAACTCTGACTCAAGCTAAAGGGGGTCACCTCCTCCACTTGATCGGTGTTGTTGGTCACGGAAGAAAACACATTTTGCGCTTGACGATCGTCCGATACTCGTGCCAGAATATCATAATCCAATTGGTTGCTGAAATTAGGCTGATAAGATGCGCTCAATTTTACAAGTCCCTGTTTGGAGCGCTCATCACCCGATTCCGATCGGGCTTCATCAGGAATACCCAGGTTGGTATTGGTATACTGAATTAAACTAGTTTCTCTCGAAAGAATCCGGCTGCTGTTAAAAATAACAAAGCCGCTTAAGTCTAAGGCAGCACTTGGAGAATAACTAAAGTTGGCTGTAGCCAATTGACTTTCGATTTCCAGTGCATTGTTTTGGTTGGTCAAAAAGTTCAAACCATTATCCCCTAAATTAATCACTGTACCGCTACTCCTGCTTGGGGTACGGAAACCTCCTCCAAAATTGCGAATATCCCTCCGCGAAAGCGAAATCTCCCCCAGATTATTGAAGTCTCCAATAAAATTGATGCTGTATTTTGGGCTGTAATAAAAAAGTTTAGGTTGGAGAAGATACAAGCCTTCATCGGGAGCAAAGCCGCCACCTCCCGTAATATTACCGAACCAAAAGTTCTCTTTGCCTTCCTTTAACTTGATGTTGAGCGCCACATTATCCTGATTATTGGTGACCCCTCTAAGTTGATTGACTTCGCTGTAATTTCTTAACACCTGAATTTTATCAACTGCTTTGGAAGGAATATTCTTGGAAGCAATTTTGGTATCGCCATCAAAAAAATCTTTGCCGTTAACCATAAGCTTGTTGACCACCTTGCCTTCCACTTCGATCTGGCCATCCTCATTGATCTCCACTCCTGGTAGATTTTCCAGTACATCTTCCAATTTGCGCTCCGTACCGTCTTTGAATGAATCTGCATTGTAAATTAGCGTATCCCCTTTGATCACCACCGGCATTTCATAAGTGATCTGAACCTCATTCAAGGTGTTATCCGCTTCCAGGGTATACTCTTTAACCAAATCAGCTTCCTTAGTTTCAATACGTTCTTTAAGCGTTTTTAGACCAATATAGCTGACCTGGATCTCGTATTGGGCGTTTGGCGACAATTCCAATTCAAATTTCCCCTCTTCACTGGTGATCCCGTAAGATTCCAGGCCCTGTGTTTCCGAATTGATCGCGATGACGTTGGCCAGTTCCAAAGGAGCATTGAGGGTATCGCGCACCACACCACTAAGGGTGACCTGGGCGCCGAGTAGGTTTGTGGCCAAAAGGAGTAGGGAGAAGAAGGTATTTTTCATGAAGCGGATGAAGAGGTTAGAAGCATTATTTGTCGGTTTAGCTTCTTCTACGGCCCCGATTATCACGCATTTCTTGCATCTTGTTTACAATAATCGTTTTATACTCCTTCTTCGTTACAACTTTACCTTTATCAGGTGCCTCAATTTTCATTTGATTTTCCGGATTTAGGGTGATTTTGGAACAGAGTAAGGTGGTGTTTCCAGCGCTGACCTCCAAAATCAAACCTGGAAGACCCCAATAAGCTGCGGGTCCGTGAGAAACCGGAATCTGAGGAGAGTACCAGGCGGTGATTTGCGTCAGTTCGATTTGAGGCTCAGACTGGCCTGTTGAGTCGGTTTGGCTCTCCGCTTGACGCAGTTCGCTCCAGGAGAAGTCATACCATTTTAGATCATCCGAGGGAACTACCGCTGTCGCCTTAAAGCAGGTATACTGTCCAATTTGCTTGGTATCGCTACCCATCACCCATTTGACTTCCAATAATTGATCTTTGATCAAAAATTGCTTGCCGTAAAATTCCTGGCTCTGAACGAGTTGGTTCTCCTTAATGTTCTTGTATTGATCGCCTCGTGAAAAATTATTCCCCCAGGAATCGGTCGCACCGGACATGGCATCCAGTTTTTCTTCTTCGTCAAAAAAAGACTCTTCTTTATTGAACGTTAAGGTGTAGGTCTTTTCTAAGCGATTTTTAAGTCTATCCTTCATTTGCTTTTTTTGCGCTTCACTCATTCGAGCTCCCCAACGACCTAAATCGAGCGTGGACTTAGAGATGTAGGTGGCCTGTCCCTGGAATTCCTGAGGGCCAGACTGGACTGAAGTAGCGGTGATCAAAAGACATAAACCGAAGAAAAAAGTAAAATAACGCATGGACTCCCTGTTTTGTTTAACGAATGTAGCTAAATAATAAACAGTTAGCCTTGGTTTTAGTGTATTCTTAACAAGAATTACGTCTGCGACGGGATTTTCCTGTGATTCAAATCAAGAGGACTGTCAAGAAATTTTAGAGCTAGTCAGCGTGCTGTAGGACCAAAAGCGGTATTCTTGACTCCTGCAGCATCCTGGAAAGGTTGGAACCGGAAAAAATGCGCTTTACAAAGGACTGTTCATGAGCAATTATGATGTGGGCTAAGTACGATTCCAGCTGCACGACCACCT includes:
- a CDS encoding GLPGLI family protein; this encodes MRYFTFFFGLCLLITATSVQSGPQEFQGQATYISKSTLDLGRWGARMSEAQKKQMKDRLKNRLEKTYTLTFNKEESFFDEEEKLDAMSGATDSWGNNFSRGDQYKNIKENQLVQSQEFYGKQFLIKDQLLEVKWVMGSDTKQIGQYTCFKATAVVPSDDLKWYDFSWSELRQAESQTDSTGQSEPQIELTQITAWYSPQIPVSHGPAAYWGLPGLILEVSAGNTTLLCSKITLNPENQMKIEAPDKGKVVTKKEYKTIIVNKMQEMRDNRGRRRS
- a CDS encoding TonB-dependent receptor, with amino-acid sequence MKNTFFSLLLLATNLLGAQVTLSGVVRDTLNAPLELANVIAINSETQGLESYGITSEEGKFELELSPNAQYEIQVSYIGLKTLKERIETKEADLVKEYTLEADNTLNEVQITYEMPVVIKGDTLIYNADSFKDGTERKLEDVLENLPGVEINEDGQIEVEGKVVNKLMVNGKDFFDGDTKIASKNIPSKAVDKIQVLRNYSEVNQLRGVTNNQDNVALNIKLKEGKENFWFGNITGGGGFAPDEGLYLLQPKLFYYSPKYSINFIGDFNNLGEISLSRRDIRNFGGGFRTPSRSSGTVINLGDNGLNFLTNQNNALEIESQLATANFSYSPSAALDLSGFVIFNSSRILSRETSLIQYTNTNLGIPDEARSESGDERSKQGLVKLSASYQPNFSNQLDYDILARVSDDRQAQNVFSSVTNNTDQVEEVTPFSLSQSLNYYYTLDEDNIFAFEGQFVLRDEDPFYNAILDNDPDGVDAYDSTAEALGLDTSEGTYDIAQDRRIASAQLDAKLDYFHILNAQSNLNFTLGTIWSRQQFDSSIFQFLEQGSTFNPTPTINNGLASNDTRYTFSDVYLGMHYRVRSGKFTITPGLSVHAYGNKNTQQMTIYEDNFFRILPDFETRIQLKKSESLTFRYEMQNQFTDVTRLAEGLVLNNFNDIQFGEPELQNALSHNLSLLYSSFNLFNYTNVFARAAYSSNIDPIRSLTDFENVIRTSTFFNSAFADETANVFGRVQRTFGKIRATLNASFNYTKINQFIQGERSLNEGFTQSYTPGIRTNFKVAPNVNLTYRYSVADNNQGGRKTTFITQSPSIDVDAYIWKSVTVRSDYSYTTQRLSEGNSQSFQNWNASIAYRKDRDAKWEYELKATNLLNIDSQVRNSANQISVFSSETFIQPRFVTFRLTYSL